ACGTTACCCGGCGCAGGGGTGCCGCCAAAGCGGGCATAGCGGGCGCCGAACCGATAGGTGGCGGGTACGTTGGCCTGGATGCTGCCCATGGCATTGCGCACCTGCAGCGGCACCGGCGCGGTGCCGCTGGCATTCATGATCTGCACGCCCGTGTTGCCCGCCGCGTCCGAGGCGCCGGCGTTGCTCAGGCCGAGGATGCCGGACGCGGCCGACATCACCGGCGTGCCGGAGGCAGCGTCGAGCGTGATACCGACGATGGCCGCGCTGTTGCAGCTCAGCTGGATGGCGAACGGCGTGTTGCCGCCGGAGCCTTGCGTGGCAAGCGTCTTGGCGCTGACCGCAGGCAGGCTTACGGTGGGGGGCGCGAACACACTGCAGGAGATTTCGCGCGTTGCGATGGTGCCGGAAAAGCCGATGTAGTTGTCGCGGTTGCCCGTGCCGCTCAGCGCGCCATCCAGCGACCCGTTATAGACGCCGAAGCCAAAGCGGGTCTGCGCGGGGTCGAGGTTGCCGGTCGAAATCGGTCCGGTCTTGACGAACTCGACCGTCACCGACACGGAATAGGTCAGGTCGGCATTGAGGTGGCCCAGGTTGGCCGCGCGGGTGTCGCACCAGACGCCCACCGCATTGGTCATCGGCTGGCCGGCGGCATTGCGCAGACGGATGCCGACGCCCGCAACGCCGGTGGAATAGACACCTGGCTTCACTTCGGTACCGGAGCCGTAGTAGCAGGAGACGATCGGGGCGCCAGGCACCACCCAGGGCTCCACGTTGGTGCAGCTGCCGCTGAACTGATAGCTGCGCACCGTTCCGGGAATCGTGCTGCCCTCGGCAAGGTTGACTGCGATGGCCATGCTGTCGAGGGTCTGGTCATAGGGCAGCGACGGCGTGGCGGTGCACTTCGCATGGGCCAGGTGCGGTGCCACGAAGCACGCCACCACGACCAGCAAGCGGCGCAGGAGATGGAACAGTCGGGTTCGGTTCATAGCGGGGTCAGGGATGCGGCTTGCCTCGTCAAAGTCCCGCAGCGCGGGGCACTGGTTTATGACAACCAGCGGCATGCCAGTGAAAGTCCTTGCTACGATAGGACCGGCACCCTAGTGAAGCGATAAGGCTTGGCCTATTTTGGGGTCGGAAATTTTCCCGTCCCTGGCCGTCGCAGAACAAGAAAAAGCCCTCGGCCGGGTGGACGAGGGCTCGAAGTGGCAGCGGACGAGTCGCGGATCGCCCGCATCGCATCATGGGCCTGTGTGGCGCGCCCGGCATCCCCAAATCTGGGGATGTTGTTTTTTCCCGGCGCATGCCGCTGGCGGCGCCGGGCAAAGAAAAACCCGCGCAGCCTGGGCTGTCGCGGGTTGCTGGTCCTGCTGGTACTGCATCGGACTGAATACTGGTGGAGCCGGCGGGAATCGAACCCGCGTCCGCAAGCCCTCCACAGAGAGTTCTACATACTTAGTTCTGTCATTTGATTTAACCGGCGCAGCGCGGACGAACACGCTCTACGACGGCGAGTCACTAGGTTTTCGTCCCCGGCTTCGTGACCCTTCCGGAGCTTATCTGACGTAAATGACCTCGCGTGGTCTTGCGACCCTAGCCCGTCAGCGAGCCAGTGCGAGGACGGCGGCCCTTAGGCTGCCAGTGCGTAACGTTCGTCGTTAGCAGTTATTGCATTCCCATTGATTAACGAGGTGACGGGTCCTCGGTATGCCCTCCACTGCTTTGTAACCCACGTCGAAACCAGGTCGGCCCCAGTGAGGAAGCTGGATTGTACCCGGTTGGACGCAAGCTGTCTTGGGTAGTTCCAGGCCGGGTCCCCGGATACTGCCAGCGCACTTTCAGGCGATCGCGGCGGGCACCAGCAGCGGGATCAGCTCCGCCGGGTGGCGGATCAGGTGGTCGGCGCCCCAGGCCTCGGGCGGGTCGCCGTCGCCGCAGTAGCCATAGGCGGCGGTCACGGTGATCATGCCGGCGGCCTTGCCGGCCTGGATGTCGCGCAGGTCGTCGCCGACATAGACGCAGCGGCTCGGGTCGACCCCTGCACTTGCGGCAGCATGCAGCAGCGGGGCGGGGTGGGGCTTGGCGTGCGGCGTGGTGTCGCCGCTGACCACGGCGCTGGCGCGGGGCGCCAGGCCGATCGCGGCGACCAGCGGTACCGTGAAGCGCGCGATCTTGTTGGTGACGATGCCCCACGGGATGCCCGCCGCCTCGAGCGCGGCCAGCACCTGCGGCATGCCGTCGAACAGGCGCGTGTGCACCGCGATGTCGGCCTCGTAGTAATCCAGGAAGATATCGCGCAGGGCCGGAAATTCGGCGTCCTCCGGGCGCAAGCCGAACGCGGCGCCGAGCAGTCCGCGCGCGCCATGCGAGGCCACGGGGCGCAGCTTGTCATAGGCCACCGGCGGGCGGCCGCGCTCGACCACCAGCCGGTTCGCCGCCGCGGCCAGGTCCGGCGCGGTGTCGGCCAGGGTGCCGTCGAGGTCGAAGAAAACTCCTGCGATGGCCGCGCTCATGCGGCCACCCGGCGGAATGCCATCAGGTAGTTCACGTCCGTGTCGCGGCCCAGGCTATAGACCTGCGACAGCGGGTTGTAGGTCATGCCGCGCATCTCGGCCAGGTCCAGCCCGGCCTGGCGCCCGAAGCGGGCCAGCTCCGAGGGCGTGATGAACTTCTCGTAGTCGTGGGTGCCGCGCGGCAGCATGTTGAGCACGTATTCGGCGCCGACGATGGCCAGCAGGTAGGCCTTCAGGTTGCGGTTGATGGTCGAGAAGAACACATGGCCGCCCGGACGGACCAGCGTCGCGCACGCGTGCACGATCGAAGCCGGGTCCGGCACGTGTTCCAGCATCTCCATGCAAGTGACCACATCCACGCTGGCCGGCTCGCGCGCGGCCAGCGCTTCGGCGGCGATCTCCTCGTAGGTCACGGCAACGCCGGACTCGAGGCTGTGCAGGTCGGCCACCTTCAGCGCCTTGCTGGAGAGATCGATGCCGCGCACGGTGGCGCCGAGGCGCGCCATGCTCTCGGACAGGATGCCGCCGCCACAGCCCACGTCGACCACCCGCTTGCCCGCCAGTGCGGCGATGCCATCGATCCAGCCCAGGCGCAGCGGGTTCAGCTCATGCAGCGGCTTGAACTCGCTCTGCGGATCCCACCAGCGGTGGGCCAGTTCGCTGAACTTGTCGATTTCCTTGGGGTCGGCATTCCGGCGCGGCGGGTGCTGGCTGGCGGCGTCGGCTGCGTGGAGGGTGTGCGATTGCAACGTCATCGTATGCGGGTCCGGCGGCGCTGGCCGCCGCGGGTGGAGGAAGGGGACAGTCCGGGCAACTGTACCAAAAAAAAAGCCCAGCTTGCGCTGGGCTTCTTGGATCGGAAGGGTTCCGATTAACGTGCGCTGCGGGTGCCGACCACTTCGACTTCCACGCGGCGGTTCGGCTGCTGGCAGGCGATCTGCGCCTTGCGGTTGCCCTTGCACGACTTCGGGTCAACCTTCAGCTGGCGCTTGCCCTTGCCTTCGGTGTAGACGCGGTTGGCTTCGACGCCCTTGCTCACCAGGTAAGCCTTGACCGATTCAGCGCGGCGGATCGACAGGCGATCGTTGTACTTGTCCGAGCCGAAGGAGTCGGTGTGGCCAACGGCGATGATGACTTCCAGGGTGATGCCTTGCAGCTTCGAGACCAGGTCGTCCAGCTTGGCCTTGCCTTCGGGCTTCAGCACAGCCTTGTCGAAGTCGAACAGCGTGTCAGCAGCGAAAGTGACCTTCTCGCTCGAGACAACCGGCGGAGCCACCGGAGCCGGAGCCGGGGCTGCTACGGCCGGGGCCAGGGCGCCGTCGCACAGCGCGTTGGCCGTGGCCGGGGTCCAGGAGCTGTCGCGCCAGCAGAGCTCGTTCGTGCCATTCTTCCACACGTACTCGCTCGTACCGTTGCCCCAGTTGTCGTTCACTGCCTTCTTTTCATAAGGGACGGACTGAGCTTGAGCGGATGCAGCCATTACTGCGGTAGCTGCAACGAGCGCGAGCTTGGCAAATTTTTTCATATTTCTCCTCTCAGGATGAGATCACCGCAGGGTTACTGCGAGCAAATGGACGAAAACAAGTCATACATTCTTCGGAGTATAACATTCTCGATGTGGCGGATGCTCCACTTCGAACAATGTCTGGCTCTTCGCTGGGGAATTGTGCCACAAGGGTCGTTTCCTAAGAAGTAAATATATTCGATTCGCCGCATGGGTTTTGGGCCTGTGGTGTTTGTGCAACATGGGTCTTGTATCGCCCGCAAAGCCTTGTGGCATCAGGGATTCCGGGTTTCG
This Cupriavidus nantongensis DNA region includes the following protein-coding sequences:
- the gph gene encoding phosphoglycolate phosphatase (PGP is an essential enzyme in the glycolate salvage pathway in higher organisms (photorespiration in plants). Phosphoglycolate results from the oxidase activity of RubisCO in the Calvin cycle when concentrations of carbon dioxide are low relative to oxygen. This enzyme is a member of the Haloacid Dehalogenase (HAD) superfamily of aspartate-nucleophile hydrolase enzymes (PF00702).), whose product is MSAAIAGVFFDLDGTLADTAPDLAAAANRLVVERGRPPVAYDKLRPVASHGARGLLGAAFGLRPEDAEFPALRDIFLDYYEADIAVHTRLFDGMPQVLAALEAAGIPWGIVTNKIARFTVPLVAAIGLAPRASAVVSGDTTPHAKPHPAPLLHAAASAGVDPSRCVYVGDDLRDIQAGKAAGMITVTAAYGYCGDGDPPEAWGADHLIRHPAELIPLLVPAAIA
- the ubiG gene encoding bifunctional 2-polyprenyl-6-hydroxyphenol methylase/3-demethylubiquinol 3-O-methyltransferase UbiG, whose translation is MTLQSHTLHAADAASQHPPRRNADPKEIDKFSELAHRWWDPQSEFKPLHELNPLRLGWIDGIAALAGKRVVDVGCGGGILSESMARLGATVRGIDLSSKALKVADLHSLESGVAVTYEEIAAEALAAREPASVDVVTCMEMLEHVPDPASIVHACATLVRPGGHVFFSTINRNLKAYLLAIVGAEYVLNMLPRGTHDYEKFITPSELARFGRQAGLDLAEMRGMTYNPLSQVYSLGRDTDVNYLMAFRRVAA
- a CDS encoding fimbrial protein, with protein sequence MNRTRLFHLLRRLLVVVACFVAPHLAHAKCTATPSLPYDQTLDSMAIAVNLAEGSTIPGTVRSYQFSGSCTNVEPWVVPGAPIVSCYYGSGTEVKPGVYSTGVAGVGIRLRNAAGQPMTNAVGVWCDTRAANLGHLNADLTYSVSVTVEFVKTGPISTGNLDPAQTRFGFGVYNGSLDGALSGTGNRDNYIGFSGTIATREISCSVFAPPTVSLPAVSAKTLATQGSGGNTPFAIQLSCNSAAIVGITLDAASGTPVMSAASGILGLSNAGASDAAGNTGVQIMNASGTAPVPLQVRNAMGSIQANVPATYRFGARYARFGGTPAPGNVSSSMVFTLDYQ
- the ompA gene encoding outer membrane protein OmpA, which encodes MKKFAKLALVAATAVMAASAQAQSVPYEKKAVNDNWGNGTSEYVWKNGTNELCWRDSSWTPATANALCDGALAPAVAAPAPAPVAPPVVSSEKVTFAADTLFDFDKAVLKPEGKAKLDDLVSKLQGITLEVIIAVGHTDSFGSDKYNDRLSIRRAESVKAYLVSKGVEANRVYTEGKGKRQLKVDPKSCKGNRKAQIACQQPNRRVEVEVVGTRSAR